Proteins found in one Lysinibacillus fusiformis genomic segment:
- the cydS gene encoding cytochrome bd oxidase small subunit CydS, whose protein sequence is MQSFLIFYAPFIVVILGILCAFWWAPRDYHITKEQEKSRE, encoded by the coding sequence ATGCAAAGTTTTTTAATTTTTTATGCACCTTTTATTGTCGTCATTCTAGGGATCTTGTGTGCATTTTGGTGGGCACCAAGGGATTATCATATTACAAAAGAGCAGGAAAAGAGTCGCGAATAG
- a CDS encoding cytochrome d ubiquinol oxidase subunit II, whose amino-acid sequence MTLEILGISVLWIFLFGYVIVASIDFGAGFFNAYSLLIGKNHILTNIIKRYLSPVWEVTNVFLVFFFVGIVGFFPQTAFYYGTILLVPVSISLVLLAIRGSYYAFESYGTRGHIGYTLTYGVAGLLIPASLSVVFAIAGGGYVDLINGQPVLNYWTLYTSPFAWSIVVLSIAAVLYISAVFLTWYAHKANDIEATKLMRKYALVWAAPLMISALGIMYEMKSINPESYSHMVNLWWMFAISAVLFIVTVVLIAMRKKYGLAVGLLIAQFAVAFFAYGIAQYPYLLYPYLTIYDSFTSTQMAIALVIAFILGLCLLLPSLYLLMKLFLFNKNYVTGKEDNHA is encoded by the coding sequence GCATACAGCCTACTTATTGGAAAAAATCATATTTTAACAAATATTATTAAACGTTATTTATCGCCTGTCTGGGAAGTTACCAATGTCTTTTTAGTGTTCTTCTTTGTAGGAATCGTAGGATTTTTCCCGCAAACTGCTTTTTATTACGGAACGATTTTACTTGTGCCAGTCAGTATTTCGCTTGTGCTATTGGCAATTCGTGGCTCCTACTATGCCTTTGAATCGTATGGTACACGGGGACATATCGGATATACGCTGACATATGGTGTAGCAGGTTTATTAATTCCCGCTTCTTTATCGGTTGTCTTTGCTATTGCAGGAGGAGGCTATGTTGATCTAATTAATGGGCAACCTGTGCTAAACTACTGGACTTTATATACAAGTCCATTTGCTTGGAGCATTGTGGTGCTGAGTATCGCCGCTGTATTGTATATTTCAGCCGTATTTTTAACATGGTACGCACATAAAGCAAATGACATCGAAGCAACGAAACTGATGCGAAAATATGCACTTGTGTGGGCAGCACCGCTAATGATCAGTGCACTTGGCATTATGTATGAAATGAAATCCATCAACCCAGAGAGCTATAGTCATATGGTAAATTTATGGTGGATGTTTGCGATTTCAGCTGTCTTATTTATTGTCACAGTTGTACTCATTGCCATGCGTAAAAAGTACGGACTTGCAGTTGGGCTTCTGATTGCTCAATTTGCTGTAGCCTTCTTTGCTTATGGAATTGCTCAATATCCGTACTTACTGTATCCGTATTTAACAATTTACGATAGCTTTACAAGCACACAAATGGCGATTGCTTTAGTTATCGCATTTATTTTAGGGCTATGTCTCCTTCTTCCTTCACTTTATTTATTGATGAAACTATTCTTGTTCAATAAAAATTATGTGACAGGAAAAGAAGACAATCACGCATAG